The nucleotide window TTGGCGAGAATGGTGGGCCGTAGGGCACTGATGTAAGTCTGGCCTTCCCTGGTGAAAACATTAATCTTACAGGGCATCATCAAGCTGATCATTACGTCTTTAGCCAGAACTTCATAAGCGTAATGGGCATTGCAGATTTCAATGATTTTTAAGGGTTCTACAACATAGCCCTTGCTTTGCAAGGTTGCTTGGACGTCGTGGATATGAAGTACCTTCATACCTTGCGCAGTAGTAGCTTCTTCCACGGAAGCGACAGCAGCGTCAAACCCTTTATCAGTGGCCACCGTATAGTACATCCCTTGCGTTGTCAAAGTATATCCCTCCATATAAACTTCTATTGTTTCAATAATACTACTTTTAAAATTCGCCGTCAATATAGCGGCCATTCGCCATCACATCAGGAGTTCTTTGCCAGGGCGACGAGGCATCTTATCGCCTGGTAGGCTTCCAGGAAATCGGCGCCGGTGTAAATTACGGTAACGGCATCGCGACGCTGGCTGCGGGGTAATATTGCCGCCGCCGCCGCTCGGGCCGGGTCATTAAATTTGATCGTTACTGTTGCCGGGGCCGGTGCCGCAAGGGGATGAAAGCTCCTTTTGTTGAGGGCCTTGATCAGTCCCTGGCGGATTTTTTCCCTGGCCAATCGTGGAGGGAGGGAACGGGCGGCATGATAATTGAGGGCTTCCTTAACGATAATGATTTCTACCCCGGCCAGCAGGTTTTTGGCTTCATCGGCAAGAAACTGATCGCCGCTCACGAGAACTACCGGAACGCCAAAATAACCGGCCAGCAGGGCATTGAGGCCTAATTCACCCATCTCCCTGCCGTTAACCTCCAGACTGTGAACTATATCGCTGATGGTGTGCGCCAGAACGCCGCCGCTGCCGGAACGGGCATGATAACCAATGAAGCAGGCGGCCGCAAAACCCTTTTCTATCCCCTCCATCATGCCCAGCTTTTTCGGTGCGCCGCTGATAAGCTGTGCCCCGGGGTGCAGGTCTTCCGGGAGGATGTTGTGCATCCTGCCGTGGGCGTCATTGACGGTTATGCCGGTAGCCCCGGCTTCAAGGGCGCCGCGTATGGCGGCATTAATTTCAGCCGTCATTAGTTTCCGGGATCGATGGTACTCCTCCCCACCCATAGCTTCTACCTGTTCCCAGATAGTTATCCCGGCAACGCCTTCCATATCGGCGGATATGTAAACCCGCATCCCTATTATTCCTCCTTTAAAGAGACTAAATGTCAAAAGGGCCTGACCGGCCCTAAGAACAACTCCTTCATGATTTATGAATGTAATGGTAACCTAGTTTTGTGATCTGCTCGCCAATGATTTCCAGGCTTATCTGGGGCAAATAATAGGTGATCACCACCCAGCGTCGTTCTAAGATTACATTGACACCGGCTACCCCGGGGAGGCTGCTCAGGGCACTGCTGATTTTCTTGGCATCTTCCCCTGTACGCATGTCGCTGACGATCAGGGTGACGGTTACCTGCCTGGGTTCAGTAGGATAACCATAATGTGAAATTTGCCGGAATTGCCCGCCCAGGATTTCAACAGCCCGTTGGCTGTACCAGCTCATCTTTTGCATCCTCCTTACAATTTTTTCTTTCTGTTGCCAGGTGAGCACCCTGCCCACTTGCCTATCCTCAAGGATTAAGGCGCCGGAATTCGACCCCCTTTTGCGAAAGTAAATAATCGATAAAGGAAGGAGTAATCCTTTCGGGATCGTAAATTATTTTAACCTTCTCGAAATCTTCTTCCTCGGCTATCTGGATTTCTTTTACCAATACTGCCAGGGTCTGATAAATTGTTTCCCGGATGGACTGTGTTTTAATGCCGGATATAACGTAATTAACTTCCTGATACCGGCCGGGTTGTAATTGTTCCTGGCGGGCATCAATCCACAGCCTTACCCTGTGTTCCATGTTTGCCCACCTCCAGCTCCCTACTTTCCCTACTTTATATATTCTATGCAACGACCCCCTTTTTGCCGCCTGTTTTTTAGGTCCCTTCCGTCTTGCATCAACATATGCTGTAATAAGTAATTTTGGATGAAATGAGGGGTGAAAGATGACCAAGGTATTCTGGGGAGACGGCAGTCTACCGCCCTGGGAAATCGACGCCCAGGCTAAACCCTTGCTCCCCCTTCTCTGTCGCAGTATGGGAATAAACTTTTTGGAAGACGGCGAAGGAAACTTCATCCTCGCGCCCCCCCTGGCCGATCAGACTATAGTCTTACGCTCCCTGGAGTCTCAGGTACAAGAACTTGACATGCTTCTTGCGAACATAAGCCGGGAATTGCGCCGACGGGGTGCAAATGTTTTAATTGTGCCCGCTGCAGCCGGCGATGAACGGCTTTTGCCCCTCTGGCAGACTCAGGTCCTTTTTTCCTTCACCCGCAGGGAAACAGGCAGTCCGGAACCGGCTCTTCGCTTTTTTTATCCTTCCAAAAGACGTCAGGAAAGCCTGAGGTTGATAGCCGCCCTGGTTCAGGCCATGCTTCGTTCAGGCAAAGCGCTGAAATATAGCATCCCCGGCTCCTGGGAAATTTTTAAAAATTTCCGTTACCGACGCTTCTTAAATACCACCGTAGTACCGGCAATTTTAATCGAATTTATCCAGATCAACCTCGACCATGGGGTAACTGCCGACATAACTACATGGTTGGTTAGCGGTTTAACCCAGTATTTCCAGAAGCCCCTTACTGAAGAAACAATTTTTAAGCTCCAAACCCTCCTGCAACGTTTGCGCGAATTTTTGCCGCCGGCTTTGCCAAAGGAAAGCAGCTTCGGGGAAAGCAAAGTTCTACCTGCGGGTACTCAGGCGGTAACTATGGAACCGCAGGGCCGGATCGCGACAGTAAGTCCGGAAAGTAAGGCGGCCGTCGAGGAGGAGAAAGGGGAGGCCGCGGTTTTGTCCGGGATGGCGGGCACCGAGGAAGGTACGCCCCCAGTTCCTGCAGAGGAAGCGGCAATCACACCCTCGGGAGCGGAGGCCGGGGGAAGTACACCAGAAAAAAGGGTAACAGTGCAACAGAAAGAAACTCCGGAAGTGGTTACCCCGGAAGGTGCAAGGCGGCAGGCCGGCGAAGTAAAGGATATAACAACAGCAGCCGCCGACCGGGGAAAACCGCCGGACGGTACTCTGGTTTCCGGCAGCAATACCCTTCGCCAACAGTTACCCCTGGAGCGTTCCACTGGCGCCTGCCGGGTTAAAAACCGACACCGGGGCAACCCCTTCGCTCCCCCAGGCGACGGCCCGGTGTTTATCTTTAAGCGCCCCCTGGAAGCCGGCCCGCTTCCAGCCGTTTTTCCCCAGGAAGTCCTGGAACGTATGGCGCCATTGCCCCTCCAAAGCCTTTTACTGCCTTCTCCCTCTGCAGGTACGGCCCCGGCCGGACTTCCTAACGGCGATGGGCTTCATCATAGAACGACAAAACCGACATCTGGTATGGCAGTCCACAGTTCGGGAAACAACGATACTTTGGAAGCGCTTAAAAAATTAAGCGCCGCCATCCTGGCGGCGGAACGGCCGGGGCAACCGTTAAACGGCGAAGCACCGTCAATTTGACGGTGCTTCGTACTTCCTGCCTTCTAGAAGCACTGGGCCGGTGGTGTCGGCGGACAGACGCCGGGAGCAACAGTGCAGGGAGCCGGTACGCAGAAGCCGTAGCTGGGCACCAGGAGCTGGACGGAAAGGATGGTCTTAATAACAACGCATACCTGGAAATCACAGGTAACGGTGATGTTACCGACACCTACGGCCGAGACGACGCAGTTGCAGAAAAGCAAGGTGCTTTCGGAGCAATCTACGGTTACTCCTTCAGGAGCGCAAAGGGTGACGACTTTGGTGAAGGTAAAGACACGATTGGCAGTTTCAGCTGGAGCATTGGGGTTGGTCAGGGTTATTGGAACAGAGACGACTATGGTCAAAGTAGCAAAATTGCCGGTAGTTGGTACCCGGTTAATCACGTTGCAGGAAATGGTCCCATTCAGGGCACAGGGGATAGCCTGCCCTACGGTAAAAGTCCCGGTAACAAACTCACCAGTAAGACCCGTCGTTACGGTTGTATCCCGGGTACGGCTTTCCACCTGGAAACAGCTGTCATAAACCTTGTCAACGACAATACACTCGATACGAGTCGGGGGCGGACATCCTTCCGGCGGGCACAGACCGGGAGCAACGACGGCCTGCTTGACGCTCGCTTCATCAGCCATGTTTGAACTTACCTCCTTGCCAGCAAATATTTCGGGTTAATGCCTGGTATATAATATTGACCTCAACGAGTGGATGTTACCGGGAAAACATATTTTGCTGCCGGCAATCAAAATTATATTTTTCTGCCAGGAAAGCATATGCATTAGTTAGGTAGCCGCGGTCCAGGGAGGTGATGGCCGTGATAAAGTATTTAGCTACACCGGGTGATAGCTGGCAGTTAGTCTTGCACCATAACATATTACAATACGGTTATATAGCTACCGGTGAGCCCATGGCCGGCCTGGAGGACTGTACTGCCGTTATCGATCCTGCCGGTCGTTTACATTTAGTGGCAACACTGCTTAATAAACGGTTAATTTATGCCCGCTGGCAGGGTCACCGCTGGGAAAGTAGTGAGTTGCCGGTAAATGGTTCCGTCCTGGGCTTTGTCCTCGATTCCCGCCGGCAGCCGCACCTCTTATTAGAGGAAGCCAGCAGGTCGGAAATTGTCCATCTCTACCTTGATGGCAACCGCTGGCAAAGGCAGTTTTTACCTTTTAACCTTACGGCTCCTCCCTTACTATTCAAACCCCTGCTCCTTGGGCGGCTTTTTTTTGCCGGGCAGGACGCCTCCAGGGAAAGGCAGCTTGTATTTTTAACAATTTTTGATCCTGCCACAGGCTGGCAGGTACCCCGTCCCATCATTGGCGCAGAACCTGGTAACAAAATTTATGCTTACTGGTTTGAGGGATATCTTTACCTGTTATCCTGGCACAGCCGGGAAAAGGACTACTCGCTTTTTTTATACGTAGTCGATCCGGAAAAAAACACCTTGCGGAGGCTCTGCCCGGGAACAACTGTTGATCTTCCCGATGACCGGCCGGTACTCCTGGCTAAGGAAAAAACCTTGCTTTTCCTCTGGACATCCAGCAGCCGCCTGGCCTTTTGCTTATCCCAGGACGGCGGCAGTACCTGGCCACCACCCCAGAGCGCCTATTTCTTTTTTCCGGCCCGGATTAAAGCTGTAGAGGGGCCAGATGGCCCCTCCACCAGGCAGGTGGTTTTCACCAAGATCAGCGGTCTGGAGCCGGACTGGCCCCTGGTAATCAATTTTGAGCCTCTTTTTTCTTTGTGCAGGGCGGTCCTTGTAAATCCCGACAGCAGGAATACTCCTTTTAAGCAATGATTTTAGATAATAAATGGCACAACCACACCCAGGAATAAAGGACCAAAGACGAAGGGGAACCTGCGGGCAGCGCCAATTAACAAAACAGGGTCTTTATCCATATCGGAATCCATCATATGATGCCACATCATCATATCATGGGCCATAGGCATCATCTCAACTACCCTGAATTCCTCCATCTCCCGGTAGCGAACCATTAAAACTACATGCTCCATACCGAAATGCCTGGGATCAGGAATCCCCCGGGCAACAACCAGCAACTCCCGCTTTTCTATATCAATGATACCCATGCCCATGGCACCAGGACAATGGTGGGTGGGATGCATCATAAAGCAGTGGCGCCGGGGCATTACGTGAGGCATGATGGGAATGCAAATACGCTGGCCGGGAAAGATCAAATTAGGATCTGTAATTTGCGGGTTGGCCGCCAGGATCTGATCCACTGTAGTACCGAACATGCGGGCAATGCCGCTTAAAGTATCGCCGGGTTTGACGATATAGATGAAGCCGTGGGGGCAGTGATCCCCAGGTCTACCCGGTATGCAGAGCACCTCGCCGGGGTAAATGAGATTGGGGTCCTTTACCTGGGGGTTGGCGGCTATCAAAGCATCCAGGCTGACATTGAATTTCTGGGCGATGGAATACATGGAATCGCCCGGTTGGACGGTATAATGGAAACCGCCGGGACAGGGTACGGGCATTCTTTTAGGGATGCACAATACCTGGCCGGGATAAATGAGATTGGGATCCCTTACCTGGGGGTTGGCGGCTATAAGTTCATCAAGGGATATACCGAAATGGCGGGCAATCAAATACATGGTGTCACCGCTTTTGACGGTGTAATGGAAGCCGTGGGGACATGGGGGCACCATGTGCTGGGCTGTCGCCTCGCTTACAGTTGCCTCAGCTATCCTGCTTTCGTCGCTCATAAGGCCGGTCTCCTTTCCTTGAAGGCATGGTTTGCTAGTATAAGGTATGAAACCGGCCGGCTCCTGGTGACTGAAAAAGCGCCCGGTAAAGGGCGCTCTAATTATTAATGGTGCTTACCTTTTGGAATAAGTATAATAATCAATTCCTGTACGCCTTCCGGCCCGGGCCAGCATTTCACCTGATATCCGGTTGGCCTGGCGAACGATTTCAGTTTCATCAACCTTCACCAGCCGCCCTTCCCGAACGACGACCTCACCGTTAACAATGGTCGTATCCACCAACTGGCTATCACCGCAGGTAATAATAGCCGCTACCGGATCATGCTGCCCCCCGGCAAACCCCAGGTCCTCAAAGTTAATTATAATCAGGTCCGCCGCCATTCCCGGCGCCAGGAAGCCGATGTCATCGCGGCCCAAAACTTCAGCGCTGCCGACAGTTGCCAGACGCAAAACTTCTTCTGCTGTCAGGCCGTTATTACCGTAAGCCAGTTTTTGTAAGAGATAGGCAATACGCATTTCGTTCCACATATTAGAGGAGTCATTACTGGCACTGCCATCCACGGCCAGCCCCACCCGGGCCCCGGCAGCCAGCAGGTCCTTCACCCGGCAGACGCCGGAAGCCAGTTTCATATTGGAAGCCGGGCAATGGGCCACCCCGCTTTTCGTCTCGCCCAGCAGGGCCACCTCGGCGTCGTTTAAATGTATGGCATGGGCAAACCATACGTCGGGCCCCAGCCAGCCCAGATCGGCCATGTACTCCACCGGTCGTCGGCCAAATTTTTCTTTACAGAAGCGTTCTTCATCCAGGGTTTCGGCCAGGTGGGTATGGAGCATGACACCGTACCGGCGCGCCAGGGCGGCACTATCTCGCATCAGTTCGGGAGTTACAGAAAAAGGTGAACAGGGAGCCAGGGCAATACGGCACATGGCGAAGTGACCAGCCTCATGGTACTGCCGGATCAGGCGCTCGCTATCAGCTAATATCTCGTCTTCTGTTTGCACCACTTCATCCGGTGGTAGGCCACCCTGACTTTTGCCCAGGGACATGCTGCCCCGGGTGGCATGGAAGCGGATCCCCAGTTCCCGGGCCGCCTGGATCTCAATATCAATAAGTTCATTCCCCTGCCCGCGGGGAAAGACGTAGTGATGGTCGCTGGAGCAGGTACAGCCTGTTTTCAGCAATTCCCCCAAGCCCACCAGGGCTCCCAGGCGAACCGCTTCGGGCGTCAGCTCGCGCCAGAGTTCGTAAAGGGTCACCAACCAGGGGAACAGGGGTATATCCTGGGTTGCCGGGATATTGCGGGTCAGGGTCTGGTATAAGTGATGATGGGTGTTAATCAGGCCGGGGAGGACGACTTTGCCCCGGGCATCGATAGTTTCCGTACCTTCGTCGACGGGCAAGTTGCGGCCGATGGCCTTGATCGCCGGGCCTTCTATTAAAAGATCGGCCTGCCGGTAGCGACGGCCCTCCCCATCAAGGGTGATTATCCATTCGGCGTTTTTAATCAGCAGAGCCAACCCCAAATTCCCCCATTCCTTCGCCTCGGCGTGCCGCCAGTTCCCCGGCAATACGAACGCCGGAACTGGTTCCGATACGGCTGGCCCCGGCACGGATCATGGCCATGGCCGTCTCTAGA belongs to Moorella humiferrea and includes:
- a CDS encoding 8-oxoguanine deaminase; this translates as MALLIKNAEWIITLDGEGRRYRQADLLIEGPAIKAIGRNLPVDEGTETIDARGKVVLPGLINTHHHLYQTLTRNIPATQDIPLFPWLVTLYELWRELTPEAVRLGALVGLGELLKTGCTCSSDHHYVFPRGQGNELIDIEIQAARELGIRFHATRGSMSLGKSQGGLPPDEVVQTEDEILADSERLIRQYHEAGHFAMCRIALAPCSPFSVTPELMRDSAALARRYGVMLHTHLAETLDEERFCKEKFGRRPVEYMADLGWLGPDVWFAHAIHLNDAEVALLGETKSGVAHCPASNMKLASGVCRVKDLLAAGARVGLAVDGSASNDSSNMWNEMRIAYLLQKLAYGNNGLTAEEVLRLATVGSAEVLGRDDIGFLAPGMAADLIIINFEDLGFAGGQHDPVAAIITCGDSQLVDTTIVNGEVVVREGRLVKVDETEIVRQANRISGEMLARAGRRTGIDYYTYSKR
- the safA gene encoding SafA/ExsA family spore coat assembly protein, with amino-acid sequence MSDESRIAEATVSEATAQHMVPPCPHGFHYTVKSGDTMYLIARHFGISLDELIAANPQVRDPNLIYPGQVLCIPKRMPVPCPGGFHYTVQPGDSMYSIAQKFNVSLDALIAANPQVKDPNLIYPGEVLCIPGRPGDHCPHGFIYIVKPGDTLSGIARMFGTTVDQILAANPQITDPNLIFPGQRICIPIMPHVMPRRHCFMMHPTHHCPGAMGMGIIDIEKRELLVVARGIPDPRHFGMEHVVLMVRYREMEEFRVVEMMPMAHDMMMWHHMMDSDMDKDPVLLIGAARRFPFVFGPLFLGVVVPFII
- a CDS encoding M55 family metallopeptidase; amino-acid sequence: MRVYISADMEGVAGITIWEQVEAMGGEEYHRSRKLMTAEINAAIRGALEAGATGITVNDAHGRMHNILPEDLHPGAQLISGAPKKLGMMEGIEKGFAAACFIGYHARSGSGGVLAHTISDIVHSLEVNGREMGELGLNALLAGYFGVPVVLVSGDQFLADEAKNLLAGVEIIIVKEALNYHAARSLPPRLAREKIRQGLIKALNKRSFHPLAAPAPATVTIKFNDPARAAAAAILPRSQRRDAVTVIYTGADFLEAYQAIRCLVALAKNS
- a CDS encoding DUF302 domain-containing protein: MTTQGMYYTVATDKGFDAAVASVEEATTAQGMKVLHIHDVQATLQSKGYVVEPLKIIEICNAHYAYEVLAKDVMISLMMPCKINVFTREGQTYISALRPTILAKFFPGAGVDEIALQVDAKIRAIVDAASR
- a CDS encoding heavy-metal-associated domain-containing protein — encoded protein: MSWYSQRAVEILGGQFRQISHYGYPTEPRQVTVTLIVSDMRTGEDAKKISSALSSLPGVAGVNVILERRWVVITYYLPQISLEIIGEQITKLGYHYIHKS